Proteins encoded together in one Bactrocera neohumeralis isolate Rockhampton chromosome 4, APGP_CSIRO_Bneo_wtdbg2-racon-allhic-juicebox.fasta_v2, whole genome shotgun sequence window:
- the LOC126755600 gene encoding PTB domain-containing adapter protein ced-6, with protein MSQLMFWNKQNNNNNIKNQSNDSNKNDKNGATEDAKKDKRNWLHTPDALVNGHVVYLVKFFGNLPVEQAKGIEVVKDAIRKLQFAQEMKKAETGTQEKCKKVEITISVDGVAVQEPRTQKILHQFPLHNISYCADEKGVKKFFSFIAKTVKPLDGGINGTSTGSSNGVSSSNGSNSTGGSNTEETHECFVFISNKLASDITLTIGQAFDLAYKKYINSVEKTDLGKAQQQNAELEKAIAIYKSRLRELSLKLPKSELDSMLFKMGIKDILDLPAAENGALTNGNATKANMLEDKLLIDTNSMHSMKSSSGSSSSFVPIVPPRNNLPSQIIHKSNSQKMEELLLNSDSDSDFDPRADECVDGGSSSSSGGGKNISNDLFGFEPAKSYGQQLFTNQNNNINNNNDSKLVNNNHNGINLSLSNASVGNNSNSLSNNNFTSDLTPPLLAPPPKVAAPRRSTSVTNNITSTNNNNNITVTNGNTDLFGSDPFEINNGPSIFKSKMMSVDDFTLESLDPLRK; from the exons ATGTCGCAGTTGATGTTTTGGAACaaacagaacaacaacaacaacataaagaaTCAATCAAACGATagcaataaaaacgataaaaacGGTGCTACGGAGGATGCGAAAAAGGACAAGCGCAATTGGTTGCATACGCCCGATGCGCTCGTCAATGGCCACGTCGTCTATCTAGTCAAG TTCTTTGGGAATTTACCTGTGGAGCAGGCCAAAGGCATTGAAGTGGTCAAAGATGCCATACGTAAGCTGCAGTTCGCCCAGGAGATGAAGAAGGCCGAGACGGGTACTCAGGAAAAGTGTAAAAAAGTCGAAATCACCATCAGCGTGGATGGTGTCGCTGTACAAGAGCCGCGCACACAGAAGATTCTGCATCAATTCCCGTTGCACAACATTTCGTATTGTGCCGACGAGAAGGGTGTAAAGAAGTTCTTTAGTTTTATTGCCAAAACAGTAAAGCCACTGGATGGGGGTATCAATGGCACCTCCACGGGTAGCAGCAACGGCGTGAGTAGCTCCAACGGCAGTAACAGCACCGGTGGCAGTAACACTGAGGAGACACATGAGTGCTTCGTATTCATATCTAATAAATTGGCGTCGGACATTACGCTGACCATCGGACAGGCGTTCGACTTGGCTTACAA AAAATACATCAACAGCGTTGAGAAGACAGATCTGGGCAAGGCGCAGCAGCAGAATGCCGAGCTGGAAAAAGCGATCGCCATTTACAAAAGTCGACTGCGCGAGTTATCGTTGAAGCTGCCAAAATCCGAACTGGATTCGATGCTTTTCAAAATGGGCATCAAAGATATACTGGATCTGCCGGCTGCTGAAAATGGCGCACTAACCAATGGCAACGCCACCAAAGCGAACA TGCTTGAAGACAAACTGTTGATTGACACCAATTCAATGCATTCGATGAAGTCATCGTCGGGATCATCGTCATCCTTTGTGCCAATCGTGCCGCCACGCAACAATCTACCAAGCCAAATCATACACAAATCGAATAGCCAAAAAATGGAGGAGCTGCTGCTCAACTCCGACTCAGACAGTGACTTCGATCCGCGCGCCGACGAATGCGTCGACGGcgggagcagcagcagcagcggtggcGGCAAGAACATTAGCAACGATCTGTTCGGCTTTGAGCCAGCCAAATCATATGGCCAACAATTGTTCACCAATCAGAATaacaatatcaacaacaacaacgatagtAAATTGGTGAATAACAACCACAACGGCATTAATTTAAGTTTGAGCAACGCCAGTgtcggcaacaacagcaatagtttaagcaacaacaattttacaaGCGACCTAACGCCGCCGTTAC TGGCACCTCCGCCTAAAGTGGCCGCACCCAGACGCAGTACATCGGTCACGAACAACATCACaagcacaaacaacaataataacataaCCGTGACCAACGGCAATACAGATCTATTCGGCTCGGATCCATTCGAAATAAATAATGGACCCAGTATTTTCAAG